A part of Paenibacillus sp. 481 genomic DNA contains:
- a CDS encoding ABC transporter permease has protein sequence MGELKKESVKRFERDELNEPEAGQHPEAVARSAVGQASAAWSAFDADQLWKQRVRQFWGRILPYLRYVMQSGVAVLFAFVFITGTAYYANFLERIPVDFPVRELSLLLLAPTVAYMAYRTFFQPADIVFLLRSEQQLGAYLKRSIKYSLRTRLLLLLVVWSVLWPLYNRGDIEPKGYAVMLAGLILIKLVAAYGAWKERHMEDPANSKVSRVLRYGWAWGATACWLWLSVPLAIVCTVAAGAAYVGWLLTRRTLRFPWEAHIQAEEMHTSRIYLLLSGFVDLPTMTERRYSRPWLNQVGDRYAFQRETAYHYLLAKTFARSELVSILLRLNVLGLILMLWLQHSTWSVVIYGLFMLIIGIQIKALATYHRYDVWQTIYPLSLQMRQRAVLHLSTWLHLLSGLVLAVPIWIGTITWQYKGVVLVVGLAFVIVMRLRLRRTHQRDDGED, from the coding sequence ATGGGAGAGCTGAAAAAAGAGTCGGTTAAGCGGTTTGAGCGAGATGAGTTGAACGAGCCGGAGGCAGGCCAACATCCGGAAGCGGTTGCTCGTTCGGCCGTTGGACAGGCCTCGGCAGCGTGGTCTGCTTTTGATGCGGATCAATTGTGGAAGCAGCGTGTAAGGCAATTTTGGGGACGGATACTGCCGTATTTACGTTATGTCATGCAGAGCGGCGTAGCCGTATTGTTTGCCTTCGTATTTATAACGGGAACGGCCTATTACGCGAACTTTTTGGAGCGTATTCCAGTAGACTTTCCCGTAAGGGAGTTATCGCTTCTATTGTTAGCGCCAACGGTAGCGTATATGGCGTATCGTACGTTTTTCCAACCTGCTGACATCGTATTTCTGCTACGCAGTGAACAGCAACTAGGCGCGTATTTAAAGCGCAGTATAAAGTACAGCCTTCGTACGCGTTTGCTGCTGCTGTTAGTCGTGTGGAGTGTATTGTGGCCACTATATAACCGCGGTGATATCGAGCCTAAAGGATATGCCGTTATGCTGGCGGGATTGATTCTTATTAAGCTTGTTGCTGCTTACGGAGCGTGGAAAGAGCGGCATATGGAAGATCCGGCGAACAGCAAGGTGAGCCGTGTGCTGCGTTATGGCTGGGCGTGGGGTGCGACCGCATGCTGGCTATGGCTAAGTGTGCCGCTTGCTATAGTCTGCACGGTCGCGGCCGGAGCTGCTTATGTAGGCTGGCTGCTAACACGTCGTACGCTGCGCTTTCCGTGGGAAGCGCACATTCAAGCGGAAGAGATGCATACGAGCCGCATCTATTTGTTGCTTAGCGGCTTTGTTGATTTGCCGACGATGACGGAGCGACGATATTCGCGGCCATGGTTAAATCAAGTTGGAGATCGCTATGCATTTCAGCGGGAAACCGCTTATCACTATTTACTGGCGAAGACGTTTGCGCGCAGTGAACTGGTCAGCATTTTACTCCGTTTAAATGTCCTTGGCCTCATCTTGATGCTATGGCTCCAGCATTCAACGTGGAGTGTGGTTATATACGGTTTATTTATGCTTATTATCGGCATACAGATCAAGGCGCTAGCAACCTACCACCGTTATGATGTGTGGCAGACGATTTATCCATTGAGCCTGCAAATGAGGCAGCGAGCGGTGCTGCATTTGAGTACGTGGCTTCATTTGTTATCCGGATTGGTGCTAGCGGTACCTATTTGGATAGGTACGATTACATGGCAGTATAAAGGAGTTGTGTTAGTCGTTGGGCTAGCATTCGTTATCGTGATGCGCCTGCGGCTTCGTCGTACGCATCAACGTGATGATGGAGAAGATTAA